The Paenibacillus tianjinensis genome has a window encoding:
- a CDS encoding GntR family transcriptional regulator yields MTQFVYKQIIDDLKMKIFAGEFADMRLPDERSLSETYQVSRSSIKRALTKMESVGIIFKKRGSGTFINPLYIKNESIFNYEGSNLGVTDNFQMHGKKPKVKVLNFEVIPPTKELQRDLFLGPHDFVYKIVRLRLFDDEPFMIETGYIPIKIVQDLNQTIIEGSIFNYLEDSRNLAVTKSFLSIFAEPSEQDDQELLHLSVNEPVGIMEGIFFLDNGTPFEFSHMRFHYKYLKFNTFVSVH; encoded by the coding sequence ATGACACAATTTGTCTACAAACAGATTATCGATGATTTAAAAATGAAAATATTCGCGGGAGAATTCGCCGATATGAGATTGCCGGATGAACGCAGCCTCAGCGAAACCTATCAGGTAAGCCGCAGCTCCATTAAGCGTGCGCTGACCAAAATGGAGAGCGTCGGTATTATTTTCAAAAAACGCGGTTCAGGTACGTTCATCAATCCCCTGTACATAAAGAACGAATCCATCTTCAATTACGAAGGCTCGAATTTGGGGGTTACCGACAATTTTCAGATGCACGGCAAGAAGCCGAAAGTCAAAGTGCTGAATTTCGAGGTGATTCCACCCACCAAGGAGCTGCAGCGTGATTTGTTCCTCGGGCCCCATGATTTTGTCTACAAAATCGTCCGTCTGCGCCTGTTCGACGATGAGCCCTTTATGATTGAGACGGGGTATATTCCGATCAAAATCGTTCAGGATCTTAATCAGACGATTATCGAAGGATCGATCTTCAATTACCTGGAGGACTCGCGCAATCTGGCCGTGACTAAGTCGTTTTTGTCCATCTTTGCCGAACCTTCCGAGCAGGATGACCAGGAGCTGCTGCATTTAAGCGTAAATGAACCGGTGGGGATCATGGAAGGGATATTCTTTTTGGATAACGGCACCCCCTTTGAATTCTCACACATGCGGTTCCATTACAAATATCTCAAGTTTAATACTTTTGTATCTGTACACTAA
- a CDS encoding cupin domain-containing protein, with amino-acid sequence MLTQETEVLTAEEMTWELMPNHIELYHREIVSAAQADKLGIRMSSILWEKLGVGGQVVPHYHDVVEIIHITVGEVKLLSGGEWSSYRAGDTFHVPAGVVHSVANAGDSPSEQISIFLPAEAQVAPNSFFGTTIIEDIYSSKLK; translated from the coding sequence ATGCTTACACAGGAAACCGAGGTTCTGACGGCAGAGGAAATGACATGGGAGCTGATGCCTAACCATATCGAGCTGTATCACCGGGAGATTGTCTCGGCGGCGCAGGCGGATAAGCTGGGGATACGGATGAGCTCTATTTTATGGGAAAAGCTCGGTGTCGGCGGGCAGGTGGTTCCCCATTATCACGATGTGGTTGAGATTATTCATATTACCGTTGGCGAGGTTAAGCTGCTGAGCGGCGGTGAGTGGAGCAGCTACCGGGCCGGAGATACCTTTCATGTGCCGGCCGGTGTTGTCCATTCGGTAGCCAATGCGGGAGATTCACCTTCTGAGCAGATCAGCATTTTTCTGCCGGCAGAAGCGCAGGTGGCCCCGAACTCCTTTTTCGGCACAACGATTATTGAAGATATCTATTCCTCAAAGCTAAAGTAA
- the atzF gene encoding allophanate hydrolase: MDIAEFPLKLSAGWLRDQYRSGVLTPEAVIREIIRRSQQDQELNIWIEPPDYGRIQPYLEAISHLDREEYPLWGIPFAVKDNIDVLGFPTTAACPQFSYMPDRHSSVLERLIGAGAIPVGKSNLDQFATGLVGTRSPHGAVHNALRPEYISGGSSSGSAVAVARGQAVFSLGTDTAGSGRVPAALNGLVGYKPSLGAWPTRGVVPACASLDCVTVFANSLEDTLLVDRQVRGLDASDPWSRSIPRQADRLPARLLFPAEPLDFYGPHEEDYRLAWQAACDSLKELGIPVEYVDCTMFFEAASILYDGPWVAERWAGLGEFVHNNRASVFPVTEQILSSGKGGRHTASSLFQAMHRLQEYKAKSRELLRDAVLVMPTCGGTWTREQVELNPVGANSDMGRYTNHCNLLDLSAVAVPAGEAAQDLPFGITLFALADSEHLLAGSAGLYLGDSGSKDTVEKAEAVEAASKADTSTAVAAQQYTIIAVCGLHMQGYPLEKQMTGHGAYFWREARTAPCYDMIRLQTVPAKPGLIRKAHGGASIQLELWKMPVQSVGAFAALIPAPLGLGRVELEDGSEVMGFICESYAETGAENITASGGWRYA; the protein is encoded by the coding sequence ATGGATATAGCCGAATTTCCGCTCAAGCTGTCTGCCGGATGGCTGCGGGACCAATACAGAAGCGGAGTGCTCACGCCGGAGGCGGTCATCCGTGAAATTATCCGGCGTTCACAGCAGGATCAGGAGCTGAATATTTGGATTGAGCCGCCGGACTACGGGCGGATACAGCCCTATCTGGAGGCTATAAGCCATTTGGACAGGGAGGAGTATCCGCTCTGGGGGATTCCGTTTGCTGTCAAGGACAATATAGATGTACTGGGCTTCCCTACAACAGCCGCTTGTCCGCAATTCAGCTATATGCCGGACAGACATTCCTCTGTGTTGGAGCGGTTAATCGGTGCCGGGGCGATTCCTGTAGGCAAAAGCAACCTGGATCAATTCGCCACCGGACTGGTCGGCACAAGAAGTCCGCATGGGGCTGTGCATAACGCGCTCAGACCGGAATATATCAGCGGCGGCTCCAGCTCCGGCTCGGCGGTTGCTGTGGCACGCGGCCAGGCAGTTTTCTCGCTTGGCACGGATACTGCCGGCTCGGGGCGTGTGCCTGCAGCCTTGAACGGTCTGGTAGGGTACAAGCCAAGCCTGGGAGCCTGGCCCACCCGGGGAGTAGTCCCGGCTTGCGCCAGCCTGGACTGCGTCACGGTGTTCGCGAACAGCCTCGAGGATACACTGCTGGTTGACCGTCAGGTGCGCGGCCTGGATGCCTCCGATCCGTGGTCCCGCAGCATCCCCCGGCAGGCCGACCGTCTTCCTGCCAGACTGCTGTTCCCGGCAGAGCCCCTTGACTTCTATGGCCCTCATGAGGAGGATTACCGGCTGGCCTGGCAAGCAGCGTGCGACTCGCTGAAGGAGCTGGGCATTCCGGTAGAATACGTGGATTGTACGATGTTCTTCGAAGCAGCGTCCATTCTGTATGATGGTCCCTGGGTAGCAGAACGCTGGGCCGGTCTGGGCGAATTTGTGCACAATAACCGCGCCTCCGTGTTTCCTGTAACAGAACAGATTTTATCGTCGGGAAAAGGGGGACGGCATACAGCCTCCAGTTTGTTCCAGGCCATGCACCGGCTGCAGGAATACAAGGCTAAATCCCGGGAGCTGCTGCGGGACGCGGTGCTGGTCATGCCTACCTGTGGAGGCACCTGGACCAGAGAGCAGGTAGAGCTGAATCCGGTCGGCGCCAATTCGGATATGGGCCGCTACACCAATCATTGCAATTTGCTTGATCTGTCTGCGGTGGCCGTTCCTGCCGGTGAAGCGGCGCAGGATTTGCCTTTCGGGATTACTTTGTTCGCACTCGCGGACAGCGAGCATTTGCTGGCGGGGTCGGCAGGCCTTTACCTTGGGGATTCAGGATCGAAGGATACGGTTGAGAAAGCAGAAGCGGTGGAAGCGGCGTCAAAGGCAGACACATCAACAGCGGTTGCCGCTCAGCAATATACGATAATTGCCGTCTGCGGCCTGCACATGCAGGGTTATCCGCTCGAGAAGCAGATGACCGGCCATGGCGCTTATTTCTGGCGCGAGGCGAGAACGGCGCCATGCTATGACATGATCAGGCTGCAGACTGTTCCTGCCAAACCGGGACTGATTCGAAAAGCTCACGGCGGAGCGTCCATTCAGCTCGAGCTATGGAAGATGCCGGTTCAATCGGTCGGGGCATTTGCAGCCTTGATTCCAGCGCCGCTTGGGCTGGGGAGAGTGGAGCTTGAGGACGGCTCTGAGGTTATGGGGTTCATCTGTGAAAGCTATGCCGAGACAGGAGCGGAGAATATAACGGCCTCCGGAGGCTGGCGTTATGCATGA
- a CDS encoding CPBP family intramembrane glutamic endopeptidase produces the protein MMPHKPRTSTPIFEARPVPVPFIAGMIIIEIIYSLCVNLIYFEHGYYRPLSNLTNGWIGGTLSANLIGLFVEVIIFLIAIAKVTPRELGLRKEKLLPGLTGFLLFWIAIQIVNLGVNLSTGYSITFNDQITEFPSVVLGGLFGQLFGNALLEEIIFRGFLFVQVFLLCSKIKRHSSRVAAAMFISQAIFALMHIPNRIYSGYAGMEFVYDFIQLVIFGIIFCLLYLLTKNLFFVVGIHSLMNEQLMLWYNDYSNVIILSSIITLVCLMLLLKIKQRRTHRAAIDI, from the coding sequence ATGATGCCACATAAACCAAGGACTTCTACACCTATTTTTGAAGCAAGGCCCGTGCCTGTCCCTTTTATCGCCGGGATGATTATTATTGAAATTATCTATTCGCTATGCGTTAATCTTATTTACTTTGAACACGGCTACTACCGTCCGCTTTCCAATCTTACAAACGGCTGGATCGGCGGAACGTTAAGCGCTAATCTGATCGGCCTTTTCGTGGAGGTGATTATCTTCCTGATTGCCATCGCCAAAGTTACGCCAAGGGAATTGGGTCTCAGGAAAGAGAAACTGCTGCCGGGGTTAACAGGTTTCCTGCTGTTTTGGATCGCGATTCAGATTGTCAATTTGGGCGTCAACCTCTCAACAGGCTACAGCATAACCTTCAACGATCAGATAACGGAGTTTCCGAGTGTAGTACTAGGCGGGTTATTCGGACAGCTTTTTGGCAATGCGCTGCTGGAGGAAATCATATTCCGGGGCTTTTTATTTGTTCAGGTCTTCCTTTTATGCAGCAAAATAAAACGTCACTCGTCCCGCGTGGCTGCGGCTATGTTCATTTCACAGGCCATCTTTGCACTCATGCATATCCCTAACCGGATCTATTCCGGCTATGCCGGGATGGAGTTTGTGTACGACTTTATCCAGCTTGTCATTTTCGGAATCATTTTCTGTCTGCTCTATCTGCTAACCAAAAATTTGTTTTTTGTAGTCGGTATTCACTCCCTGATGAATGAGCAGCTTATGCTATGGTACAACGATTATTCGAATGTCATTATTTTGAGCAGTATCATAACCTTGGTTTGTCTAATGCTCCTGCTAAAAATAAAACAGCGGCGTACACACCGGGCTGCGATCGATATATAG
- the tyrS gene encoding tyrosine--tRNA ligase: MNIIDELEWRDAINQQTDAEGLRELTNSKAVSLYCGVDPTGDSMHIGHLIPFMVLRRFQLAGHRPVILIGGATGTIGDPSGRQSERSLQTLEQVQENVDALTAQMKKLFISDDDANQVRLVNNYDWTKDINVIEFLRDFGKNFSINTMLAKDVVSSRLDSGISFTEFSYQILQSIDYLHLYKHEDVQLQIGGSDQWGNITSGLDLIRKKEGNEAKAFGLTIPLMLKADGTKFGKTAGGAVWLDPKKTTPYEFYQFWANTDDRDVIKYLKYFTFLSKEEIEALAAKVESEPHKREAQKALAEEMTRFVHGEELLEQAKRITAALFSGDIRSLTADEIEEGFKEMPTFTATNETKNIVEWLVDLGIEPSKRQAREDITKGAISINGERVNELEVEITADHAIGGKFIIVRKGKKNYSLVKLT, from the coding sequence TTGAATATTATTGATGAACTGGAATGGCGCGACGCCATTAATCAGCAGACGGATGCGGAAGGGCTGCGCGAATTAACGAACAGCAAGGCAGTCTCGCTGTACTGCGGCGTCGATCCGACCGGCGACAGTATGCATATCGGGCATCTGATTCCGTTTATGGTGCTCAGACGCTTTCAGCTGGCCGGGCACCGTCCGGTGATCCTGATCGGCGGGGCAACGGGAACGATCGGCGATCCGAGCGGACGCCAGAGCGAGCGCTCCCTGCAGACACTGGAGCAGGTGCAGGAGAATGTGGATGCGCTGACTGCGCAGATGAAGAAGCTGTTTATCTCCGATGATGACGCCAATCAGGTCCGCCTGGTCAACAACTACGACTGGACTAAGGACATTAATGTCATTGAGTTCCTGCGCGACTTCGGCAAAAACTTCAGCATCAACACGATGCTGGCCAAGGATGTTGTCTCCAGCCGTCTGGACAGCGGGATTTCGTTCACCGAGTTCTCGTACCAGATTCTGCAGTCGATCGACTACCTGCACCTTTACAAGCATGAGGATGTGCAGCTGCAGATCGGCGGCTCCGACCAATGGGGCAACATCACAAGCGGCCTGGACCTGATCCGTAAAAAAGAAGGCAACGAAGCCAAAGCGTTCGGCCTCACCATCCCGCTGATGCTTAAGGCTGACGGCACCAAGTTCGGCAAAACCGCCGGCGGAGCCGTGTGGCTCGATCCGAAGAAAACTACCCCTTATGAGTTCTACCAGTTCTGGGCGAACACGGATGACCGGGACGTAATCAAATACCTCAAGTACTTCACCTTCCTTAGCAAAGAGGAGATCGAAGCACTTGCAGCCAAGGTTGAATCCGAGCCGCATAAGCGCGAAGCACAGAAGGCGCTGGCGGAAGAGATGACCCGGTTCGTGCACGGCGAAGAGCTGCTGGAGCAGGCTAAGCGTATTACTGCCGCCCTGTTCAGCGGCGACATCCGCTCTCTGACCGCCGATGAAATTGAGGAAGGCTTCAAGGAAATGCCTACTTTTACCGCCACTAACGAAACGAAGAATATCGTGGAATGGCTGGTCGATCTGGGCATCGAGCCGTCCAAGCGCCAGGCGCGTGAGGACATTACGAAGGGTGCAATCTCCATAAACGGGGAGCGCGTGAATGAGCTTGAGGTGGAGATTACTGCTGATCATGCCATCGGCGGGAAATTCATCATTGTCCGCAAAGGCAAGAAAAACTACAGTCTGGTGAAACTGACATAA
- a CDS encoding FAD-dependent oxidoreductase codes for MDNMKREDKIGIIGAGISGVSAAYHLAKKGYTHITILEKSDRVGGKCFSIEYKGKTYEMGALFGLPSYAHTKNLMMEFDLMDKGPLLERGFFNTNGRQTSQIPLDQVQAFAQEFKRLPEISKRYERLNEPGLLHLPEDLCQPFSLWCDENELFVIKQVYMHYFSTFGFGSIYDVPAAYVLKFLSFDNLLSFIEVTHMITWPKGVTELIRRMADQVEDLRLTCEVLHMDCEPNGKVRVETSQSALYFDKVIYTASLQHISEIALLSAADKRLLEQITYERFRVYAYRVEGIPELSGYIPGNMRPESKGQMMAWYYRWADMGTTDLITIYVVENEEMTDQEMREAVETKLRDLGGTNIRFYMMKRWEHFPHVESAALRAGFYEQLDRMQGRHQIYYAGEIMNFPTLENCIVYTKYLVDRFF; via the coding sequence ATGGACAACATGAAGCGTGAAGACAAAATAGGCATCATTGGAGCAGGGATTTCCGGGGTATCTGCTGCTTATCATTTGGCTAAGAAGGGCTACACTCATATTACCATCCTTGAGAAATCAGACCGTGTAGGAGGAAAGTGCTTTTCCATTGAGTACAAAGGGAAAACGTATGAAATGGGGGCGCTGTTCGGACTTCCCTCCTATGCCCATACGAAGAACCTGATGATGGAATTTGACCTCATGGACAAGGGGCCGTTACTGGAGCGGGGGTTTTTCAATACAAACGGAAGGCAGACCTCGCAGATTCCGCTGGATCAGGTACAGGCTTTTGCGCAGGAGTTCAAACGGTTGCCGGAGATTTCTAAACGCTACGAGCGGTTAAATGAGCCGGGCCTTCTCCATTTGCCGGAGGATTTGTGTCAGCCTTTCTCCTTATGGTGCGATGAGAACGAATTATTTGTCATTAAGCAGGTCTATATGCATTACTTCAGTACCTTTGGCTTCGGCAGTATTTATGACGTACCTGCGGCCTATGTTCTGAAGTTTCTAAGCTTTGATAATCTGCTCTCCTTTATTGAAGTTACGCACATGATCACCTGGCCCAAAGGGGTTACTGAACTCATTAGACGCATGGCAGACCAGGTAGAGGACCTGCGTCTGACCTGCGAAGTGCTCCATATGGACTGTGAACCCAACGGCAAGGTGCGGGTGGAAACCAGCCAGTCTGCGCTTTATTTTGATAAAGTTATTTATACAGCTTCCTTGCAGCATATTAGTGAGATCGCTCTTTTATCTGCGGCAGATAAAAGGCTATTGGAGCAGATTACCTATGAGCGGTTTCGTGTATACGCTTATAGGGTTGAAGGTATCCCTGAGCTTTCAGGTTATATTCCCGGCAATATGCGCCCGGAGTCTAAGGGACAGATGATGGCCTGGTATTACCGGTGGGCAGATATGGGGACTACGGATTTGATCACTATTTATGTAGTTGAGAATGAAGAGATGACCGATCAGGAGATGCGTGAGGCTGTGGAAACGAAGCTTAGGGATCTCGGCGGAACCAACATCCGTTTCTATATGATGAAGCGGTGGGAGCATTTTCCTCACGTGGAATCTGCTGCGCTCCGTGCAGGCTTTTATGAGCAGCTAGACCGGATGCAGGGGAGACATCAGATATATTATGCCGGAGAAATTATGAACTTTCCCACACTTGAGAACTGTATCGTATATACCAAATATCTGGTCGACCGATTTTTTTGA
- a CDS encoding PucR family transcriptional regulator has translation MANNVITGLTCSDILLIPDLKEAVVLAGAGGLHRYINRVNVMEVPDVIDWVRPGEFLITSGFPFRDQPDLISDMIPQLNQKGVSALGIKTKRFIDEVPARALELADQLDFPIFELPSSTSFSDVVRDIMERVLVQEARELSQLQSRFQKLSKQLLHGDGIEDFLRSLDGMLHNPIVLLDDMDHLFCSPQAEELGFDRQSPVWIQLRDEASLGICFITLGERRIRAYISAVNDKQMNQCLLILLEWNQELTVVDQLTIDRVGVLVGLEMINANARREVELKYVDQFLQDWISGRIVAGEDLKLRAEACGCPLPDQAMTAAVVGWLDMKPEVKQLQQAVKRIRTRPDLQHVKMTIMEGELAVTIADNGDSPLAETLQRLLTELNKVFAKDMFVFCIGEKVNRPDLVHHSYESAKKINHIREICDFRELYIDYRKLGVFRLLYHLPELEEIRDYRDQYVIPLLDYDSKHNVSLLQTLNLYFKHNRNIKKASAALFTHYNTVTYRIERACELLNLNSDDGDDMLQLQLALKLHEMRPYDKQRAPQNRR, from the coding sequence ATGGCGAACAATGTAATCACAGGTCTGACCTGCAGCGACATTCTGTTGATTCCCGACCTCAAGGAGGCAGTAGTGCTTGCCGGAGCGGGCGGTTTGCACCGTTACATAAATCGCGTAAATGTGATGGAGGTCCCGGATGTAATTGATTGGGTCCGGCCGGGGGAGTTCCTGATTACGAGCGGGTTCCCCTTCCGTGACCAGCCGGATTTGATTTCAGACATGATTCCGCAGCTGAACCAGAAGGGCGTTTCCGCCCTGGGCATCAAGACCAAGCGTTTTATTGATGAGGTTCCGGCCAGGGCGCTTGAGCTTGCCGACCAGCTTGATTTTCCGATTTTTGAGCTGCCCTCGTCCACATCCTTCTCTGATGTAGTCAGGGATATCATGGAGCGGGTGCTGGTTCAGGAAGCCAGAGAGCTCTCCCAGCTCCAGAGCCGGTTTCAAAAGCTGTCGAAGCAGCTGCTGCACGGTGACGGCATCGAGGACTTTCTGCGCTCGCTGGACGGGATGCTGCACAATCCGATTGTGCTTCTGGATGATATGGACCATCTGTTCTGCTCACCGCAGGCGGAGGAGCTCGGATTTGACCGCCAGTCACCGGTCTGGATTCAGCTCAGGGATGAGGCGAGTCTGGGCATCTGTTTCATCACCCTTGGAGAGCGGCGGATCAGGGCTTATATTTCTGCAGTCAATGACAAGCAGATGAATCAGTGCCTGCTGATCTTACTTGAATGGAACCAGGAACTAACGGTGGTCGATCAGCTGACTATAGACCGGGTAGGTGTTCTGGTCGGACTGGAAATGATCAATGCGAACGCCCGCAGAGAAGTGGAGCTGAAGTACGTGGACCAGTTCCTGCAGGATTGGATCAGCGGCAGGATTGTTGCCGGCGAGGATCTGAAGCTGAGAGCAGAGGCATGCGGCTGTCCGCTGCCTGATCAGGCAATGACCGCGGCTGTGGTAGGCTGGCTGGACATGAAGCCTGAGGTGAAGCAGCTGCAGCAGGCGGTGAAGAGAATCAGGACCAGACCGGATTTACAGCATGTAAAAATGACGATCATGGAAGGCGAGCTGGCAGTTACGATAGCTGATAACGGGGACAGCCCGCTCGCCGAGACTCTGCAGCGCCTGCTAACGGAGCTGAATAAAGTGTTTGCCAAAGATATGTTTGTCTTCTGCATCGGAGAGAAGGTAAACCGCCCTGATCTGGTTCATCACAGCTATGAGTCAGCCAAGAAGATTAATCATATCCGCGAGATTTGCGATTTCCGGGAACTGTATATTGATTATAGAAAGCTGGGTGTTTTCAGGCTGCTGTACCATTTGCCGGAGCTTGAAGAAATCAGGGACTACCGGGATCAATATGTGATTCCCCTGCTAGATTACGACAGCAAGCATAATGTGTCCCTGTTGCAAACGTTAAACCTGTATTTCAAGCACAACCGCAATATAAAAAAAGCCTCAGCTGCATTGTTCACTCATTACAATACCGTGACCTACAGGATTGAACGTGCCTGTGAGCTGCTGAACTTAAACTCAGATGACGGGGACGATATGCTTCAGCTTCAATTGGCTCTCAAACTGCATGAGATGAGGCCTTATGACAAGCAGCGGGCCCCGCAGAATAGGAGATGA
- the atzD gene encoding cyanuric acid amidohydrolase, with protein MKCSVIKVPAAAPHDTSGLKASIEAGIIDPAHVVAVLGKTEGNGCVNDFTRGYAVMALKQFFAAYSADSQPAVSYIMSGGTEGILSPHFTVMSRSGLPETGEAGLGLKSLAIGVSRTRDFLPEELGRLSQVDAVAEAVSRAVRDAGIASAEDVHFVQIKCPLLTAEQIHEAHGRKAELVTEDTYKSMGYSRGASALGVAVALGEVGREGLRDEQICVNWELYSTVASTSAGSELSCCEIIVFGNSSAAEGPYFIDHDVMKDSIDGAALQRMIDRHAGDELIQVLAKAEADPSGYVRERRHTMLDDSDINHTRHARAVVGGVLAYVCGDPMIYVSGGGEHQGPAGGGPVAAIFRRNQ; from the coding sequence ATGAAATGCTCAGTGATAAAAGTGCCTGCAGCTGCTCCGCATGATACGTCAGGCCTTAAAGCCTCTATCGAGGCAGGAATCATTGATCCGGCACATGTAGTTGCCGTCCTGGGCAAGACCGAGGGCAACGGCTGTGTCAACGATTTTACCCGGGGGTACGCGGTGATGGCCTTGAAGCAGTTTTTTGCTGCTTATTCCGCTGACAGCCAGCCGGCTGTGTCCTATATCATGTCAGGAGGCACGGAAGGCATCCTGAGTCCGCATTTCACTGTAATGAGCCGCAGCGGCTTACCGGAAACGGGAGAAGCCGGGCTTGGGCTGAAATCACTCGCGATTGGCGTCTCCAGGACGAGGGATTTCCTGCCGGAGGAGCTCGGGCGTCTGAGCCAGGTGGATGCAGTGGCTGAAGCCGTATCCCGTGCGGTGCGTGATGCCGGTATTGCGTCTGCGGAGGATGTACATTTTGTACAGATTAAATGCCCGCTTCTGACTGCAGAACAAATCCATGAGGCCCATGGCAGAAAGGCTGAGCTTGTGACAGAGGATACCTATAAGTCGATGGGGTATTCCAGAGGCGCTTCTGCCCTTGGCGTTGCTGTGGCCCTCGGTGAAGTCGGCCGGGAGGGGCTGCGGGATGAGCAAATCTGCGTGAACTGGGAGCTTTACAGCACGGTTGCTTCGACGTCTGCCGGGAGTGAGCTTTCCTGCTGTGAAATCATTGTATTCGGCAACTCTTCCGCAGCGGAGGGCCCTTATTTCATTGACCATGATGTTATGAAGGACTCCATTGACGGAGCAGCGCTGCAGCGGATGATCGACCGGCATGCCGGAGATGAGCTGATTCAGGTGCTGGCCAAGGCGGAGGCTGACCCTTCGGGCTATGTGCGGGAACGGCGTCATACGATGCTGGATGATTCAGATATTAACCATACCCGTCATGCGCGTGCTGTTGTCGGCGGTGTTCTGGCTTATGTATGCGGAGATCCGATGATCTATGTATCCGGCGGCGGAGAGCATCAGGGACCGGCAGGCGGAGGGCCGGTAGCGGCCATTTTCCGCAGAAATCAATAA
- a CDS encoding DUF5692 family protein — MFLFESIPWYSALMWLVVLGGLMFVNEIARKSKWVSLLLFLVVPIVLTIAVWPNTADADSSVGTWFHWVKVYSALAGCLGFMAIRFVKGWSSNKYILMFPAIILAVNILEAVIRDFQVYSLDGMVDGVMMVGGPWNIMNGIAGILNIITISGWMGIVISKDKSRDMLWPDQLWFWIIAYDLWNFAYVYNAVSDHSFYAGAALLISCTIPAFFFKKGAWLQHRAQTLAIWMMFTMSFPTFVGESKFSVESSHSETALWVVSALSLAANIAVIVYHCYKIFKHKRNPLKVEVYTDLAAYKAIADMN, encoded by the coding sequence ATGTTTTTATTCGAATCTATTCCCTGGTATTCTGCACTGATGTGGTTAGTAGTACTTGGAGGATTAATGTTCGTCAATGAAATTGCCCGCAAGAGCAAATGGGTTTCACTGCTTTTGTTTTTAGTTGTTCCAATTGTACTGACCATAGCGGTCTGGCCGAATACGGCAGATGCAGATTCTAGTGTGGGAACGTGGTTTCATTGGGTAAAAGTATACTCTGCGCTGGCAGGCTGTTTAGGCTTCATGGCGATCCGGTTTGTGAAGGGCTGGAGCAGTAATAAATACATATTGATGTTTCCGGCCATTATTCTGGCCGTGAATATTCTGGAAGCGGTTATCCGCGATTTCCAGGTATATAGTCTGGACGGTATGGTGGACGGAGTGATGATGGTGGGTGGTCCCTGGAACATTATGAACGGGATCGCAGGTATTTTGAACATTATTACGATTTCCGGATGGATGGGCATTGTGATCAGTAAAGACAAGAGCAGGGATATGCTGTGGCCGGATCAGCTCTGGTTCTGGATTATCGCGTATGACCTCTGGAACTTTGCTTATGTCTATAATGCGGTCTCTGACCATTCCTTCTATGCAGGCGCTGCACTGCTGATCTCATGCACCATCCCGGCGTTCTTCTTCAAAAAAGGTGCCTGGTTACAGCATCGGGCGCAGACGCTCGCGATTTGGATGATGTTTACGATGTCGTTCCCGACCTTTGTCGGAGAGTCGAAGTTTTCCGTAGAGTCCTCACACAGTGAAACAGCGTTATGGGTTGTAAGTGCGTTGTCTTTGGCTGCCAACATAGCCGTGATTGTTTATCACTGCTATAAAATATTCAAACATAAACGGAATCCGCTTAAAGTGGAAGTCTACACAGATCTGGCGGCTTACAAAGCCATCGCAGACATGAATTAA
- a CDS encoding helix-turn-helix domain-containing protein: MNELNAKTKYHILMQGTTSKNVSETCKAFGISRTIYYKWQNAYKKHGMDGLAEKEKNRSCQTKWTSARKG; the protein is encoded by the coding sequence GTGAATGAATTGAATGCTAAAACAAAATATCATATCCTCATGCAAGGAACCACCAGCAAAAATGTAAGTGAAACCTGCAAGGCGTTCGGGATTTCCCGGACAATCTATTATAAGTGGCAAAATGCCTACAAGAAGCATGGGATGGATGGGCTTGCGGAGAAAGAAAAAAACCGGTCATGCCAAACAAAGTGGACAAGCGCACGGAAAGGCTGA